Proteins from a single region of Labedella gwakjiensis:
- a CDS encoding long-chain-fatty-acid--CoA ligase has protein sequence MTHIDDRPWLSAYADGVPSDISEPTETLVDMLDAAVARHRRGVATEFFGAQTTYGELAEQVSRVAEGLRKLGVKEGDRVALVLPNCPQHVVAFYAVLRLGAIVVEHNPLYTDRELRHQFEDHGARVAIVWDSVYDTVAAFPADIGVEHVIAVDMTEALPFAKRAALRLPIPKARELRAAMTKKPSRRRFLAWSSLVESRRLSRRHVRPTLDSVAALQYTSGTTGTPKGVILSHRNLRANGMQCRAWVPGLREGNETFYAVLPMFHAYGLTVCLITAMSIGAKVVLFPRFDVGLVTDASKTSPPTFLPAVPPIYDALTRSAAGRSKLDLSHVRFSISGAMSLPVATVQRWEEATGGLLVEGYGMTESSPVSLGNPMGHSRRPGAVGVPFPSTFIRVVDPNDPTVEREPGEPGELLVKGPQVFQGYWHRPDATAESLLADGWLRTGDIVTVSADGFVTVVDRVKELIITGGFNVSPSEVEEVFLSHPDIAEVAVVGLAKDSGGEDVAAAVVLNAGAVFDPDALKDFGRSRLARYKVPRRFVEADSLPRSLVGKVLRKRVREELFTARKPQPRD, from the coding sequence GTGACCCACATCGACGACAGGCCGTGGCTGAGCGCTTACGCAGACGGCGTCCCCTCCGACATCTCCGAGCCCACCGAGACCCTCGTCGACATGCTCGACGCCGCGGTCGCCCGTCATCGCCGGGGAGTGGCGACGGAGTTCTTCGGAGCGCAGACCACGTACGGCGAGCTCGCCGAGCAGGTGTCGCGGGTGGCCGAGGGTCTCCGGAAGCTCGGCGTGAAGGAGGGCGACCGGGTCGCCCTCGTCCTGCCGAACTGTCCGCAGCACGTCGTCGCGTTCTACGCCGTGCTGCGCCTGGGTGCGATCGTGGTGGAGCACAATCCGCTCTACACCGATCGCGAACTCCGCCACCAGTTCGAGGACCACGGCGCGCGCGTCGCGATCGTGTGGGACTCGGTCTACGACACCGTCGCGGCCTTCCCGGCGGACATCGGCGTGGAGCACGTGATCGCGGTGGACATGACGGAGGCGCTGCCGTTCGCGAAGCGCGCCGCGCTCCGGCTGCCGATCCCGAAGGCGCGTGAGTTGCGTGCGGCCATGACGAAGAAGCCGTCGCGTCGACGCTTCCTCGCGTGGTCCTCCCTCGTGGAGTCGCGTCGGCTGAGTCGGCGTCACGTGCGTCCCACGCTCGACTCGGTGGCCGCCCTCCAATACACGAGCGGCACGACGGGCACGCCCAAGGGCGTGATCCTGAGCCACCGCAACCTGCGCGCGAACGGGATGCAGTGCCGCGCGTGGGTGCCGGGGCTCCGTGAGGGGAACGAGACGTTCTACGCGGTGCTTCCGATGTTCCACGCCTACGGCCTCACGGTGTGCCTCATCACGGCGATGAGCATCGGCGCGAAGGTCGTGCTCTTCCCGCGCTTCGACGTGGGGCTCGTGACGGATGCGTCGAAGACGTCCCCGCCCACGTTCCTGCCGGCCGTGCCGCCGATCTACGACGCTCTCACCCGTTCGGCTGCCGGCCGATCGAAGCTCGACCTCTCCCACGTGCGGTTCTCGATCTCGGGAGCGATGAGCCTGCCGGTCGCGACGGTGCAGCGCTGGGAGGAGGCCACGGGTGGGCTGCTCGTGGAGGGTTACGGCATGACGGAGTCGTCCCCCGTCTCGCTCGGCAACCCGATGGGGCACTCCCGTCGACCGGGTGCCGTCGGCGTCCCGTTCCCGAGCACCTTCATCCGCGTGGTGGACCCGAACGATCCGACCGTCGAGCGTGAGCCGGGCGAGCCCGGGGAGCTGCTCGTGAAGGGGCCGCAGGTCTTCCAGGGCTACTGGCACCGTCCGGACGCGACGGCCGAGTCGCTCCTCGCGGACGGGTGGCTGCGCACGGGCGACATCGTGACGGTGTCGGCTGATGGTTTCGTGACGGTCGTCGACCGGGTGAAGGAGCTCATCATCACGGGTGGCTTCAACGTGTCGCCGTCGGAGGTGGAGGAGGTCTTCCTCTCTCACCCCGACATCGCCGAGGTCGCCGTGGTGGGGCTGGCGAAGGATTCGGGTGGCGAGGACGTGGCCGCAGCCGTCGTGCTGAACGCCGGGGCCGTGTTCGACCCCGACGCGCTGAAGGACTTCGGTCGCTCGCGTCTGGCCCGCTACAAGGTGCCGCGCCGTTTCGTCGAGGCCGACTCGCTGCCGCGTTCCCTCGTGGGCAAGGTGCTGCGGAAGCGCGTGCGCGAGGAGCTCTTCACGGCGCGGAAGCCGCAGCCCCGCGACTGA